A window of the Oncorhynchus kisutch isolate 150728-3 unplaced genomic scaffold, Okis_V2 scaffold988, whole genome shotgun sequence genome harbors these coding sequences:
- the LOC109882272 gene encoding fish-egg lectin-like, with protein MVKAPWDKVCVQPNCNQTYTVDLQRHHESHCSHPIDPLSPSRQSCLGLSACSGYQESDADRCRTGANGCYEHKSNPLLPGSLKQVDAGGNQFIVGVYMKDTSFCLTSSATVGYKGPSSPLPWTGLPGSVKYSSCGPFGCWAVNKNDDIFLMSLNQDCQNNGWSHIDGNLSMIEVATDGSVFGVTSAGSVYTRDGITASKPEGTGWSHIPMCMIMKHVTYDLGRLWVVSKSGFAMVCPH; from the exons ATGGTGAAGGCTCCGT gGGACAAAGTATGTGTTCAACCAAACTGCAACCAGACTTATACCGTAGATCTACAGAGACATCATGAGAGCCACTGCAGCCATCCTATTGATCCTCTGTCTCCTAGCCGCCAGTCATG CCTGGGACTGTCAGCCTGTAGTggatatcaagaatctgatgCAGATCGATGCAGGACTGGGGCAAATGGTTGCTACGAACACAAGTCAAACCCCCTACTACCTG GCAGTCTGAAGCAAGTGGATGCTGGGGGCAACCAGTTTATTGTGGGGGTCTACATGAAAGATACTTCATTCTGTCTGACAAGTAGTGCCACAGTTGGCTACAAGGGTCCAAGCTCACCCCTTCCATGGACAGGATTGCCAGGAAGTGTGAAGTATTCTAGTTGCGGACCTTTTGGGTGCTGGGCAGTCAACAAGAATGATGATATCTTCTTAATGAGT CTGAATCAAGACTGTCAAAACAACGGGTGGAGTCACATTGATGGCAATCTTTCCATGATTGAAGTGGCAACTGATGGTAGTGTCTTTGGGGTCACCTCTGCGGGTAGTGTTTATACCAG AGACGGCATCACAGCCAGTAAACCAGAGGGCACTGGATGGAGCCATATCCCAATGTGCATGATAATGAAGCATGTGACCTACGACCTGGGCCGTCTTTGGGTCGTCTCCAAGTCCGGCTTCGCCATGGTGTGCCCACATTAG